A section of the Streptomyces sp. NBC_01591 genome encodes:
- a CDS encoding rodlin yields the protein MIKKIMASAAVAASIVGVSAAIAPQAMAIGNDGGTTSVNGNDAIQSYGNSATHGDMSPQFALIQGSLNKPCVALPAKANVGSVLGAVPVSVQDINVLASPQNQQCTENSTQAKGDEALSHILDDIPILSGNGAGNN from the coding sequence ATGATCAAGAAGATTATGGCCTCGGCAGCAGTCGCTGCTTCGATCGTCGGCGTCTCCGCCGCGATCGCCCCGCAGGCCATGGCCATTGGCAACGACGGTGGCACGACGTCGGTCAACGGCAACGACGCCATCCAGTCGTACGGCAACTCCGCCACCCACGGCGACATGAGCCCGCAGTTCGCGCTCATCCAGGGCTCGCTCAACAAGCCCTGCGTCGCACTGCCGGCCAAGGCCAACGTCGGTTCGGTCCTCGGGGCCGTCCCGGTCTCGGTCCAGGACATCAACGTCCTGGCCTCGCCGCAGAACCAGCAGTGCACGGAGAACTCCACCCAGGCCAAGGGCGACGAGGCCCTCTCGCACATCCTGGACGACATCCCGATCCTGTCCGGCAACGGCGCCGGCAACAACTAA
- a CDS encoding rodlin produces MIKKVLATGAVAASILGLGATQAMAIGDDGGTTSVNGNGASQSFGNAETHGDGSPQFGLVQGSLNKPCIGLPAKANVGSLVGLVPVAVQDVNVLSSPQNQQCTENSTQAKGDEPLSHILDGIPVLSGNGAGNS; encoded by the coding sequence GTGATCAAGAAGGTTCTGGCTACGGGTGCCGTTGCCGCCTCCATCCTCGGTCTGGGCGCGACGCAGGCCATGGCTATCGGCGACGACGGCGGTACGACCTCGGTCAACGGCAACGGAGCCTCGCAGTCGTTCGGCAACGCCGAGACCCACGGTGACGGCAGCCCGCAGTTCGGTCTGGTCCAGGGCAGCCTGAACAAGCCCTGCATCGGCCTGCCGGCCAAGGCCAACGTCGGCTCGCTCGTCGGCCTGGTCCCGGTCGCGGTCCAGGACGTCAACGTGCTGTCCTCGCCGCAGAACCAGCAGTGCACCGAGAACTCCACCCAGGCCAAGGGCGACGAGCCGCTGTCGCACATCCTGGACGGCATCCCCGTGCTCTCCGGCAACGGTGCCGGCAACAGCTGA
- a CDS encoding chaplin: MKYTKVAAIAAGTLMAMGAAAPAFADSGAEGGAAYSPGVLSGNNVQVPVHVPLNLCGNSVNVIGLLNPAFGNTCSNV, translated from the coding sequence GTGAAGTACACCAAGGTTGCCGCCATCGCCGCCGGAACCCTGATGGCGATGGGTGCCGCCGCTCCCGCGTTCGCCGACTCCGGTGCCGAGGGCGGCGCTGCCTACTCCCCGGGCGTGCTGTCCGGCAACAACGTCCAGGTCCCGGTTCACGTCCCGCTCAACCTGTGCGGCAACTCCGTGAACGTGATCGGTCTGCTCAACCCCGCCTTCGGCAACACCTGCTCCAACGTCTGA